From a single Accipiter gentilis chromosome 8, bAccGen1.1, whole genome shotgun sequence genomic region:
- the LOC126041979 gene encoding nuclear receptor ROR-beta-like, with translation MRAQIEVIPCKICGDKSSGIHYGVITCEGCKGFFRRSQQNNASYSCSRQRNCLIDRTNRNRCQHCRLQKCLALGMSRDAVKFGRMSKKQRDSLYAEVQKHQQSQEQSGGTKDEPEPLSRVYTTSVSSGLSDLDDISTLSDGLLFEFPLTPDGSSTYYNLDLLASAQPSPDQSSLDVADATLIKQESIYELMLEPALFAHGALEGGQLAADISVLEIDRVAQNVVKSHLETCQYTTEELKRLAWTLYSPEEVRALQSKSCEAMWQQCSLQISNAIQYVVEFAKRIDGFMELCQNDQIILLKAGCLEVLLIRMIRAFNPLNNTVLFEGKFGGVQMFKSLGCDDLIGAIFELGRTLCRLQLSDEELALFTAAVLLSPDRPWLTESKKVQKLQDKIYVALQHEIQKKHSAEDKLSKMVSKLPLMKTICNLHLDKLEFFRLLHPETAMNFPPLYKEVFNSELQYSDPRES, from the exons ATGCGGG CCCAAATTGAAGTGATCCCGTGCAAGATCTGCGGAGACAAGTCCTCGGGGATCCACTACGGCGTTATCACCTGTGAAGGCTGCAAG GGTTTTTTTCGGAGGAGCCAGCAGAACAATGCCAGCTACTCCTGCTCCCGGCAGAGGAACTGCCTGATCGACCGCACCAACCGCAACCGCTGCCAGCACTGCCGCCTGCAGAAATGCCTGGCGCTGGGCATGTCCCGCGACG CGGTGAAGTTCGGTCGCATGTCGAAGAAGCAGCGGGACAGCCTGTACGCCGAGGTGCAGAAGCaccagcagagccaggagcaaaGCGGCGGCACCAAGGATGAGCCCGAGCCCCTGAGCCGCGTCTACACCACCAGCGTCAGCAGCGGGCTCTCGGACCTGGATGACATCTCCACGCTGTCGGATGGGCTCCTCTTTGAATTCCCCCTCACCCCTGATGGCAGCAGCACCTACTACAACCTCGACCTGCTCGCCTCGGCGCAGCCCTCGCCTGACCAGTCCAGCCTGGACGTGGCTGATGCCACGCTTATCAAGCAGGAGTCCATCTACGAGCTGATGCTGGAGCCAGCCCTGTTCGCACACGGCGCGCTGGAGGGCGGCCAGCTGGCTGCCGATATCTCAGTCCTCGAGATCG ACCGGGTAGCCCAGAATGTGGTGAAGTCACACCTGGAGACGTGCCAGTACACGACGGAGGAGCTCAAGCGCCTGGCGTGGACCCTCTACTCCCCCGAGGAGGTCCGCGCCTTGCAGAGCAAG AGCTGCGAGGCCATGTGGCAGCAGTGCTCGCTGCAGATCTCCAATGCCATCCAGTACGTGGTGGAGTTTGCCAAGCGCATTGACGGCTTCATGGAGCTCTGCCAGAACGACCAAATCATTCTCCTGAAAGCCG GTTGCCTCGAGGTGCTCCTGATCCGCATGATCCGTGCGTTCAACCCCTTGAACAACACCGTCCTCTTTGAGGGGAAGTTTGGCGGCGTGCAGATGTTCAAGTCGCTTG GCTGTGACGACCTCATCGGCGCCATCTTCGAGCTGGGGAGGACCCTGTGCCGCCTGCAGCTGTCGGATGAGGAGCTTGCCCTCTTCACCGCTGCCGTCCTGCTCTCCCCAG ATCGCCCGTGGCTGACGGAGTCCAAAAAGGTGCAGAAGCTCCAGGACAAGATCTACGTGGCCCTGCAGCACGAGATACAGAAGAAACACTCCGCCGAGGACAAGCTCTCGAAG ATGGTTTCCAAGCTGCCCTTGATGAAGACCATTTGCAACCTGCACTTGGACAAGCTGGAATTTTTCCGTCTCCTGCACCCGGAGACTGCCATGAACTTCCCACCCCTCTATAAGGAGGTCTTTAACTCGGAGCTTCAGTACAGCGACCCACGGGAGAGCTAA